The following coding sequences are from one Megachile rotundata isolate GNS110a chromosome 13, iyMegRotu1, whole genome shotgun sequence window:
- the Orc1 gene encoding origin recognition complex subunit 1 has protein sequence MSSKLSQCSVLEIEEILDRNSDSDTEKPINAVNKLQKKSVRIQNTQKNVLNGEATSLKLKLRRSTEQSLYKIQRNSEVKESHHGKQNETEVSRGSRNRRPPVRFSAYHCDTLHAENSSPSLRNRKSINYNEDKLLIKSIVSTMETEQKVTRSKENKKSDAAFDSHNTECKPLNSNVRNKRHHIPSTKDSEDDSDTNIKIIKVKLVTKPNKSEYNLKSILDYSPERKSMTRKSNLLTPVRKTATPSKADKHKRTISNSEQKDIQNTNNVNEEDLSDMYKCITISSTDNTPTTTRKQRKVVSNTVQKNVEFTNKSDIEEEYSTDLHKRKKVSSVKRNILTPQNRNNIEKSIESRLEETHLSTPKSRPIKCSNLTPSMRKRNSVLMKPATPLQEAKSRLHVCAVPKSLPCREEEFNNIFTFLRGKLEDKSGGCIYISGVPGTGKTATVNEAVRCLKKLISKGQLDDFDYVEINGMKLTEPRQAYVQILKQLNGNIVTWEQAYHVLEKRFHRTNSKMTLLLVDELDFLCTKRQDVVYNLLDWPTKATAQLVVITIANTMDLPERVLMGRVTSRLGLTRLTFQPYNYKQLQEIVMSRLKGFNGFRNEAVQLVARKVSAVSGDARRALDICRRAMEIAEARHAENISLQDVTEAVSEMIASAKVQAIKHCSKMEQIFLQAVSAEVTRTSVEEVYFKDAYRQLEALCSFDGIEVPTVTEILAVCARLGASRLLICEHSRNDIYQKILLNVSIDDIHYAIHELNLHSE, from the exons ATGTCCTCAAAGTTAAGTCAGTGTTCTGTACTTGAGATAGAAGAAATTCTTGATAGGAACTCAGATTCAGATACAGAAAAGCCTATAAATGCAGTAAACAAATTACAGAAGAAAAGTGTTAGAATACAAAATAcacaaaaaaatgtattaaat GGTGAAGCTACATCTTTGAAACTTAAATTAAGAAGATCTACAGAAcaaagtttatataaaattcaaagaAATTCTGAAGTTAAAGAGTCCCATCATGGGAAACAAAACGAGACTGAAGTATCCAGAGGTAGCAGAAATAGAAGACCCCCAGTGAGATTTTCCGCTTATCATTGTGATACATTACATGCAGAAAACTCTTCTCCTTCCTTGAGAAATAGAAagagtattaattataatgagGATAAGTTACTTATTAAATCTATTGTATCAACTATGGAAACAGAACAGAAAGTAACAAGatcaaaggaaaataaaaagtcGGATGCTGCTTTTGATAGTCATAATACAGAATGTAAACCATTGAATTCAAATGTTAGAAACAAACGACATCATATTCCTTCTACAAAAGATTCCGAGGATGACAGcgatacaaatattaaaattataaaagtaaaattagtAACAAAACCTAATAAATCTGAATATAATCTGAAAAGTATATTAGATTATTCTCCAGAAAGAAAGAGTATGACAAGgaaatcaaatttattaacaccAGTACGAAAAACTGCCACTCCTAGTAAAGCAGATAAACATAAAAGAACAATTTCTAATAGTGAACAGAAAGACATTCAGAATACTAACAATGTCAATGAAGAAGATTTATCTGATATGTACAAATGTATTACAATTTCATCAACAGATAATACTCCAACTACTACACGAAAACAGAGGAAAGTAGTTTCTAACACAGTACAAAAAAATGTCGAATTTACGAATAAAAGTGACATAGAAGAAGAATACTCAACTGACTTGCATAAACGTAAGAAAGTTTCATCGGTAAAAAGGAATATTCTAACACCACAAAATCGAAATAACATAGAAAAAAGTATAGAATCACGTTTAGAAGAAACGCACTTGAGTACTCCGAAATCACGTCCAataaaatgtagtaatttaacACCATCGATGCGAAAAAGAAATAGCGTTTTAATGAAACCAGCTACTCCATTGCAAGAAGCTAAGTCTAGGTTGCACGTTTGTGCTGTACCAAAGTCTTTGCCTTGCAGAGAAGAAGAGTTCAAcaatattttcacatttcttaGAGGAAAATTAGAAGATAAAAGTGGCGG GTGCATATATATAAGCGGTGTCCCAGGGACTGGTAAAACTGCGACTGTAAATGAAGCTGTGAGGTGCTTAAAAAAGTTGATAAGTAAAGGCCAGTTAGATGATTTTGATTATGTCGAAATTAATGGTATGAAACTGACAGAGCCAAGACAAGCTTATGTACAAATCTTAAAACAATTGAACGGTAATATAGTCACTTGGGAGCAAGCATATCATGTACTTGAAAAAAGGTTTCATAGGACAAATTCAAAGATGACATTACTCCTTGTAGATGAA CTCGATTTTTTGTGTACAAAACGTCAAGATGTTGTATACAATTTGTTAGATTGGCCAACAAAGGCAACAGCACAATTAGTTGTTATTACGATAGCTAACACTATGGATTTACCCGAGAGAGTTTTAATGGGTCGTGTCACATCTCGCCTAGGCTTAACTCGATTAACTtttcaaccatacaattacaaacagtTACAAGAAATAGTAATGTCCAGACTTAAAGGTTTCAACGGCTTTCGGAATGAAGCTGTACAACTCGTTGCACG AAAAGTTTCTGCTGTATCTGGAGATGCCAGACGAGCTCTAGACATTTGTCGTCGTGCTATGGAAATTGCAGAAGCACGACATGCCGAAAATATTTCCCTCCAAGATGTGACTGAGGCTGTGTCCGAAATGATCGCCTCGGCAAAAGTACAGGCTATAAAACATTGTTCGAAAATGgaacaaatatttttgcagGCAGTGTCTGCCGAAGTTACGCGGACCTCTGTCGAAGAAGTATATTTTAAAGATGCATATCGTCAGCTTGAAGCGCTATGCTCCTTTGATG GTATAGAGGTACCTACCGTGACAGAAATTCTTGCCGTCTGTGCAAGATTGGGTGCTAGCCGGTTATTAATATGCGAACACTCAAGAAACGAtatatatcaaaaaattttattgaacgTTTCCATAGACGATATTCACTACGCTATACACGAGCTCAATTTACATTCAGAATAA